One genomic segment of Rivularia sp. PCC 7116 includes these proteins:
- a CDS encoding phosphodiester glycosidase family protein, translating into MFNKNFIGLLLIVAGVFFFRSYRQNNANLPELTQKPSIVTEEDNNSDGNILEDNISQKNTSDKVATQASVNCPGRDNNFSIEFFKTNNLGEKFDKGINHVIIFNPKSPKLDFKVNVALAHKIYAKTESGKLRKDYVPKLFSEIIGDDNALLNGKQPIAAINADYIDTEDKPQGLNISRGIEYSGDFKNRRSSFGISGGKPSVRQATIAKGRRNRDILNYNIVGGNGRFYRNGKFIDICNALGEFACKRAINRSMAATTSKGYVILLVNDNRANSDIAISEVNQELLPDKFDDVLEGIARNNCLGKIKEGILFDGGESPGLFYNGKTYVENFGAIGSVFLIYKK; encoded by the coding sequence ATGTTCAACAAAAATTTTATCGGATTATTGTTAATAGTTGCAGGTGTATTCTTCTTCCGTTCTTACAGGCAGAATAATGCGAATCTACCAGAATTAACTCAAAAGCCATCAATAGTCACTGAAGAAGATAATAATTCAGATGGTAATATTTTAGAAGATAATATCTCCCAAAAAAATACCAGCGATAAAGTAGCGACACAAGCTTCAGTTAATTGTCCCGGAAGAGATAATAATTTCAGCATTGAATTTTTCAAAACGAATAATTTAGGTGAAAAATTTGATAAGGGAATTAATCACGTCATTATTTTTAACCCAAAATCTCCAAAATTAGATTTTAAGGTAAATGTAGCTTTAGCTCACAAGATTTACGCGAAAACAGAGAGTGGTAAATTACGTAAAGATTACGTTCCCAAATTATTTAGCGAAATAATCGGCGATGATAATGCTTTGTTGAATGGCAAGCAGCCGATAGCTGCAATTAATGCCGATTATATAGATACTGAGGATAAACCACAGGGTTTAAATATTTCCAGAGGAATTGAATATTCGGGAGATTTTAAAAATAGACGTTCTTCTTTTGGTATATCAGGGGGAAAACCTTCTGTGCGTCAAGCGACTATTGCCAAAGGTCGAAGAAATAGAGATATTCTTAATTACAATATAGTTGGAGGTAACGGTAGATTTTACCGTAACGGAAAGTTTATAGATATTTGTAATGCTTTAGGGGAATTTGCTTGTAAACGAGCTATTAATCGTTCGATGGCTGCGACTACAAGTAAAGGTTATGTAATTTTATTGGTTAATGATAATAGAGCAAATTCCGATATTGCAATTTCTGAAGTTAATCAAGAGCTTTTACCAGATAAGTTTGATGATGTCTTAGAAGGTATTGCTCGAAATAACTGTTTGGGAAAAATTAAAGAAGGGATATTGTTTGATGGAGGAGAGTCTCCTGGATTATTTTACAATGGTAAAACTTATGTCGAAAATTTTGGCGCAATTGGTTCGGTCTTTTTGATTTACAAGAAATAA
- a CDS encoding helix-turn-helix domain-containing protein codes for MGARLRVFLTSEQERSLVKLKTADVPQKVKDRAEAIRLNAHGWYVEKIANHLHWTAQTVREVLHKWRESGLEGLWESKGRGLKPKWTEDDIVFLEECLRNEPRTYNSHQLAEKLESDRQVKLSPDRLSRVLKKRGSFGNEQEKATKRNKTRNFER; via the coding sequence ATGGGCGCTCGTTTAAGGGTATTCCTCACTTCTGAACAAGAGCGAAGTTTAGTAAAGTTGAAAACTGCGGACGTACCACAGAAAGTAAAAGACCGAGCAGAAGCGATTAGATTAAATGCACATGGGTGGTATGTAGAAAAAATAGCAAATCATTTGCATTGGACTGCACAAACAGTTAGAGAAGTTTTGCACAAATGGCGAGAATCTGGCTTAGAAGGGCTTTGGGAGTCAAAAGGTCGTGGTTTAAAACCGAAGTGGACTGAAGACGATATTGTGTTTTTGGAAGAATGCCTAAGAAATGAGCCACGTACATATAACAGTCATCAACTAGCCGAAAAATTAGAAAGCGATCGCCAAGTGAAGCTGAGTCCTGATAGATTAAGTCGAGTGCTAAAAAAAAGGGGGTCATTTGGAAACGAACAAGAAAAAGCCACAAAGAGAAACAAGACCCGAAACTTCGAGAGATAA
- a CDS encoding DUF4912 domain-containing protein, whose amino-acid sequence MAKERPPLEEMTLRQLRKVASEYGISRYSRMRKSQLLAAVQEAQSKKLSRQTERSLEAQETVEAAKFELGQEDKTGGTLASVDEGLADLPSGYGESRIVLMPRDPQWAYAYWDVSNEHKEELRRQGGQQLALRIYDVTDINLDNQSAHSLQEYPSDEMAREWYLPIPVSDRDYVIDIGYRCADGRWLVLARSARVHVPPVYPSDWIEDVFITVDFEEDLRGVTKYELVPPAKKTPETAANGNGNAIYEQIFGMAESAEAMRVAGSIFGSQHHVPGSMAPEQAISSYIFPSGVGMWALPTASGVNMSGVGMGASQPPERPRKFWLIADAELIVYGATEPDATVTIGDREIKLNPDGTFRFQMSFQDGLIDYPIKAVAVDGEQTRSIQMKFNRETPSRNTNTKDEAVLEWFS is encoded by the coding sequence ATGGCAAAAGAACGCCCACCGTTAGAAGAAATGACATTGCGGCAACTACGTAAAGTTGCTAGCGAATACGGCATATCTCGTTATAGCCGGATGCGTAAATCTCAATTACTCGCAGCAGTTCAGGAAGCACAGAGTAAGAAATTATCCAGACAGACAGAACGTTCATTGGAGGCACAGGAAACAGTGGAAGCAGCAAAATTCGAGTTAGGACAAGAAGATAAGACTGGTGGTACCCTTGCTTCTGTTGATGAGGGACTTGCCGATTTACCTAGTGGTTATGGTGAAAGTCGTATTGTATTAATGCCTCGCGATCCACAATGGGCTTATGCTTATTGGGATGTTTCCAACGAGCATAAAGAAGAGTTACGCAGACAGGGCGGACAGCAGCTTGCGTTAAGAATTTATGATGTTACCGACATCAACTTAGATAATCAAAGTGCCCACAGTCTTCAAGAATATCCTTCTGATGAAATGGCACGAGAATGGTATTTACCAATTCCAGTTAGCGATCGCGATTATGTAATCGACATCGGTTATCGCTGTGCTGATGGGCGCTGGTTGGTATTAGCTCGCAGTGCTAGAGTACATGTGCCTCCCGTGTATCCTTCTGATTGGATTGAAGATGTCTTTATTACCGTTGACTTTGAAGAAGATTTACGCGGTGTAACCAAGTACGAATTAGTACCACCTGCGAAGAAAACCCCAGAAACCGCAGCAAACGGCAACGGTAATGCCATTTACGAACAAATTTTTGGTATGGCTGAATCCGCTGAAGCAATGCGGGTAGCGGGTTCTATCTTCGGTTCTCAGCATCACGTACCTGGTTCAATGGCTCCAGAGCAAGCAATCAGTTCTTACATTTTCCCATCTGGCGTTGGTATGTGGGCGCTTCCGACTGCATCCGGTGTAAACATGTCTGGTGTTGGCATGGGTGCGTCTCAACCTCCCGAACGTCCTCGCAAATTCTGGTTAATTGCTGATGCCGAATTGATTGTTTACGGTGCTACCGAACCTGATGCTACCGTTACAATCGGCGATCGCGAAATCAAACTTAATCCCGATGGTACATTCCGCTTCCAAATGTCCTTCCAGGATGGTTTGATTGATTATCCAATTAAAGCAGTAGCTGTTGACGGCGAACAAACCCGTTCAATTCAGATGAAATTCAACCGTGAAACTCCATCACGCAATACTAATACCAAGGACGAAGCTGTTTTAGAATGGTTTTCCTAA
- a CDS encoding TRC40/GET3/ArsA family transport-energizing ATPase has translation MRVILMTGKGGVGKTSVAAATGLRCAELGYKTLVLSTDPAHSLADSFDMELGHEAQQVRPNLWGAELDALLELEGNWGSVKRYITQVLQARGLEGIQAEELAILPGMDEIFGLVRMKRHYDDGEFDVLIIDSAPTGTALRLLSLPEVGGWYMRRFYKPFQNISVALRPLVEPIFRPIAGFSLPDREVMDAPYEFYEQIEALEKVLTDNTQTSVRLIANPEKMVIKESLRAHAYLSLYNVATDLVVANRIIPQEVQDPFFKRWKDNQEQYRQELHENFHPLPVKEVPLYSEEMCGLEALERLKETLYKDEDPTQVYYKENTIRVVQDQNQYSLELYLPGIPKNQVNLSKSGDELNITIGNHRRNLVLPQALAALQPSGAKMEDDYLKIRFSEVVKA, from the coding sequence ATGCGCGTAATTTTAATGACAGGTAAAGGTGGTGTGGGGAAAACTTCGGTTGCTGCTGCTACTGGACTGCGTTGTGCTGAATTAGGCTACAAAACGTTGGTTCTGAGTACAGACCCCGCTCATTCTTTAGCCGATAGTTTTGATATGGAACTCGGACATGAAGCACAGCAGGTTAGACCAAATTTGTGGGGTGCAGAATTAGATGCTTTGTTAGAACTTGAAGGAAATTGGGGTTCTGTAAAGCGCTATATTACTCAAGTTTTACAAGCTAGGGGTTTGGAGGGAATTCAAGCTGAGGAATTAGCAATTCTACCAGGGATGGATGAAATTTTCGGTTTAGTAAGAATGAAGCGTCACTATGATGATGGAGAATTCGACGTTTTAATTATTGATTCTGCTCCTACTGGTACGGCTTTGCGCTTACTGAGTTTACCAGAAGTTGGTGGCTGGTATATGCGGCGTTTTTATAAGCCTTTCCAAAATATTTCGGTAGCGTTGCGTCCTTTAGTGGAGCCTATTTTTAGACCCATCGCTGGTTTTTCTTTACCAGATAGAGAGGTTATGGATGCACCTTACGAATTTTACGAGCAAATTGAAGCCTTAGAAAAAGTATTAACTGACAATACCCAAACCTCGGTTCGTTTGATTGCCAATCCAGAGAAGATGGTAATTAAAGAATCTCTCCGCGCTCATGCTTACTTAAGTTTGTACAATGTTGCAACGGATTTAGTAGTAGCAAATCGGATTATTCCCCAAGAAGTTCAAGACCCATTTTTCAAAAGATGGAAAGATAATCAAGAGCAATATCGTCAAGAGCTTCATGAAAATTTTCACCCTTTACCAGTGAAAGAAGTTCCGCTTTACTCTGAAGAAATGTGTGGTTTAGAAGCTTTAGAAAGACTCAAAGAAACACTTTATAAAGATGAAGATCCAACCCAAGTTTATTACAAAGAAAATACAATTAGAGTTGTTCAAGACCAAAATCAATATAGTTTAGAATTATATTTACCGGGCATTCCTAAAAACCAGGTGAATCTAAGTAAAAGTGGAGACGAATTAAATATTACTATTGGCAACCATCGACGCAATTTAGTATTGCCACAAGCCCTAGCAGCACTCCAACCATCGGGAGCAAAAATGGAAGATGATTATTTGAAAATTCGTTTTTCGGAAGTTGTGAAAGCGTAA
- a CDS encoding DUF2358 domain-containing protein, translating into MDIVEILKEDYQRFPENQTYSIYAEDVYFKDPMNEFNGVERYKLMIKFIQTWFVQTQMDLHDIRREGDTIKTEWTLNWNTPLPWKPRISIPGWSELGVNSDNLIVSHVDYWKCSRFDVLKQHFSPLKST; encoded by the coding sequence ATGGATATTGTCGAAATTTTAAAGGAAGATTATCAACGTTTCCCCGAAAATCAAACCTATAGCATTTACGCTGAAGATGTTTATTTTAAAGATCCCATGAATGAATTTAATGGGGTTGAACGCTATAAGCTGATGATTAAGTTTATTCAAACTTGGTTTGTCCAAACTCAAATGGATTTACATGATATTCGCAGGGAAGGGGACACTATTAAAACCGAGTGGACGCTGAATTGGAATACACCTCTACCCTGGAAACCACGAATTTCTATTCCGGGATGGAGCGAACTAGGAGTAAATTCTGATAATTTGATAGTTTCTCACGTGGATTATTGGAAATGTTCGCGATTCGATGTACTTAAACAGCATTTCTCCCCCTTAAAAAGTACATAA
- a CDS encoding circadian clock KaiB family protein encodes MSCSEHKALNSNKSSLPKLFKGIALFTPGGDLVYCIDSSKRGRWHSHLCGALQEILDLPEPPHFLVPLYTATIDYWLDPRTQQVRTFAEAYPAVIRYQALLNAVFNAGNLNWQKTPWHDGLCDSIVLATYRSSFEQLWENHDLIVRLEISGKLGTDSPIFTPQKITPPSQPYILRLFVAGHTPNTENILQSLHELLEKYLGSPYTLRIIDVLTHPEQAEIHQVSATPTLVKVSPKPTKRIVGDMNNMDRILHMLGILNKSNYSDRSNEGSSNNPF; translated from the coding sequence ATGAGTTGTAGTGAGCATAAGGCATTGAATTCAAATAAATCATCTTTACCAAAATTATTCAAAGGTATTGCATTATTTACACCAGGAGGAGATTTAGTTTACTGTATCGATTCTAGTAAAAGAGGTCGATGGCATTCACATTTATGCGGTGCTTTACAGGAAATTTTGGATTTACCCGAACCTCCTCATTTTTTAGTTCCACTGTATACAGCTACTATTGATTACTGGCTAGATCCACGCACTCAGCAAGTGAGAACTTTTGCAGAGGCTTATCCAGCAGTTATACGTTACCAAGCTCTATTAAATGCTGTTTTTAATGCTGGCAATTTAAATTGGCAAAAAACTCCTTGGCATGATGGTTTGTGCGACAGCATTGTATTAGCAACTTATCGTTCAAGTTTTGAACAGTTATGGGAAAATCATGATTTGATTGTGCGTTTAGAGATATCAGGAAAATTAGGTACCGATTCTCCCATATTTACTCCACAAAAAATTACCCCTCCAAGCCAACCCTATATTCTTCGTTTATTTGTTGCAGGGCATACTCCGAATACTGAAAACATACTGCAAAGCCTCCACGAACTTTTAGAAAAATATTTGGGAAGTCCTTATACTCTAAGAATTATTGATGTATTAACTCATCCCGAACAAGCAGAAATTCATCAAGTTAGTGCAACTCCTACTTTAGTTAAAGTCTCTCCTAAACCGACGAAACGAATTGTTGGAGATATGAATAATATGGATAGAATTTTACATATGTTGGGCATCTTAAATAAATCAAATTATTCAGATAGATCCAATGAAGGTAGTTCAAATAATCCATTTTGA
- a CDS encoding DUF952 domain-containing protein, protein MKTIYHITPRQDWEQAKAIGVYRAQSLETEGFIHCSTSAQVVKVANSFFKNQTDLLLLFINPDEVESEIRYDLVLGKERFPHIYGALNLNAIFKAINFEANQNGLFELPSLDLSE, encoded by the coding sequence ATGAAAACAATTTACCATATAACTCCGCGTCAAGATTGGGAACAAGCGAAAGCTATAGGAGTTTACCGTGCCCAATCCCTAGAGACGGAAGGATTTATTCATTGTTCAACATCAGCACAAGTAGTAAAAGTCGCAAATTCTTTTTTCAAAAATCAAACTGATTTACTGCTTCTTTTTATTAATCCTGATGAAGTAGAATCAGAAATTCGTTACGATTTAGTTCTAGGTAAGGAAAGATTTCCCCATATTTATGGTGCTTTAAATCTCAATGCAATATTTAAAGCGATTAATTTTGAAGCTAATCAAAATGGATTATTTGAACTACCTTCATTGGATCTATCTGAATAA
- a CDS encoding type IV pilus twitching motility protein PilT, translated as MTQTPQRPPTNTAANRGAPSAPPMPPPPPASSTLSTQRQSTQTIEMPNGSRGLTNPAAHRPGAPPPMDRNRPSSKSLQPTFKQLILEAHEKGFSDIHLGVGEIPRFRNRGEINTTDYPETDKETFMSWLHETLTDEEIKRFQETLDFDGATQFDFARVRINIFDSLKGYAMVLRLIPVKILSMEQLKLPPIFRDICHYHKGLILVTGPTGSGKSTTMAAMIDYINREMSKHIITIEDPVEFVHQSRKSLVKQREVGMHTRKFDNALKAALREDPDLILVGEMRDKETVNTAMKAAQTGHLVMGTLHTNSAVKTIERILNLFPGEEQDPMRVAISESLVAVISQGLCRTTDGKRAAFHDILINTEAIKDWIKDSKYDEMTELMKQASFDGMITMNQSLFNLYQEGRITEETALEMSPTPNEMAQMLRGRV; from the coding sequence ATGACACAAACTCCACAGCGTCCGCCAACTAATACTGCTGCAAATCGTGGTGCCCCAAGTGCCCCTCCCATGCCACCACCACCTCCGGCATCTTCTACACTCAGTACTCAGCGCCAGTCAACTCAAACTATAGAAATGCCAAACGGTAGCCGTGGTTTAACAAATCCTGCCGCTCATCGTCCGGGAGCGCCACCACCTATGGACCGAAATAGACCTAGCTCCAAAAGTTTGCAACCAACTTTCAAGCAATTAATTCTGGAAGCTCACGAAAAAGGGTTTTCCGATATTCACCTGGGAGTAGGTGAAATACCCCGCTTCCGCAACCGAGGGGAAATAAACACAACTGATTATCCAGAAACCGACAAAGAAACTTTCATGAGTTGGTTGCATGAAACGCTTACAGACGAAGAAATTAAGCGTTTTCAAGAAACTTTAGACTTTGACGGAGCCACCCAGTTCGATTTTGCTCGCGTCCGAATCAATATCTTTGATTCTCTCAAAGGTTACGCGATGGTATTGCGATTAATTCCAGTCAAAATCCTATCAATGGAGCAGTTGAAATTACCTCCAATTTTTAGAGATATTTGCCACTACCACAAAGGTTTAATTCTAGTTACAGGTCCCACTGGTTCTGGTAAATCAACAACCATGGCAGCGATGATTGACTATATCAATCGTGAGATGTCAAAACATATTATCACCATCGAAGACCCAGTTGAATTCGTTCATCAAAGTCGAAAATCTTTGGTGAAACAGCGGGAAGTGGGTATGCATACCCGAAAATTTGACAATGCTTTGAAAGCAGCTTTGCGGGAAGATCCAGATTTGATTCTGGTAGGAGAAATGCGGGATAAAGAAACAGTTAACACCGCCATGAAAGCTGCTCAAACAGGTCACTTAGTAATGGGAACCCTCCATACCAACAGCGCGGTTAAAACCATCGAACGTATTCTCAATCTTTTCCCTGGTGAAGAACAAGATCCGATGCGGGTTGCAATATCTGAATCCTTAGTCGCAGTTATTTCTCAAGGTCTGTGTCGCACGACAGATGGTAAGCGAGCTGCATTTCACGATATTCTTATAAATACCGAAGCAATTAAAGACTGGATTAAAGACTCGAAATACGATGAGATGACTGAATTAATGAAGCAAGCCAGTTTTGATGGCATGATTACTATGAATCAGTCTCTATTTAATCTTTACCAAGAAGGTCGGATCACGGAAGAAACTGCATTAGAAATGTCACCAACTCCTAACGAGATGGCGCAGATGCTTCGAGGTAGAGTATAA
- a CDS encoding isopropylmalate/homocitrate/citramalate synthase, translating to MNKVIILDTTMRDGELMPGIKFNLQQKILISNLLEEIGVDVIEVGYPASSYRDLEQVLQISKIINDSTICVLAGAKKEEIISAAQAIKLAKRGRIHTYNNVNLKNKHKIRLEQELESIKDSVSLARNNCSEVEWSAFDAPRSEPDFLCKAIETAIDSGATIVNIPDSLGLSSPQEFSRLLEMIFNRVPNINSSTISVHCHNDLDQAVENSVVSLNCGVRQIECAINGLGARKGNADLGTIVQEIVNLENYQIDVDTSLIGKASDLVAEITCS from the coding sequence ATGAATAAAGTTATTATCTTGGATACGACAATGCGCGATGGGGAGTTAATGCCCGGAATAAAATTTAATTTACAGCAGAAAATTTTGATTTCAAATTTATTAGAAGAAATCGGAGTTGATGTAATTGAAGTTGGTTATCCAGCAAGTTCATATAGAGATTTAGAGCAAGTTTTGCAAATCTCGAAAATAATCAATGATTCTACTATTTGTGTATTAGCCGGTGCAAAAAAAGAAGAAATTATCAGCGCTGCTCAAGCAATTAAGCTAGCTAAAAGAGGTCGAATTCATACTTATAATAATGTCAATCTAAAAAATAAACATAAAATTCGATTAGAACAGGAATTAGAAAGTATTAAAGACAGCGTATCCTTAGCACGAAATAATTGCTCAGAAGTTGAATGGAGTGCATTTGATGCACCGAGAAGCGAACCAGATTTTTTGTGTAAAGCCATAGAAACAGCAATTGATAGTGGTGCTACGATTGTTAATATTCCTGATAGTTTAGGTTTGTCATCACCTCAAGAATTTTCCCGACTTTTAGAAATGATTTTTAATCGAGTTCCAAATATTAATAGTTCAACTATTTCCGTTCACTGTCATAATGATTTAGATCAAGCGGTAGAAAACTCTGTTGTCTCTTTAAATTGCGGGGTTAGACAAATTGAATGTGCTATCAATGGCTTGGGTGCAAGAAAAGGTAATGCAGATTTAGGCACAATTGTGCAAGAAATTGTAAATTTAGAAAATTACCAAATCGACGTTGATACTTCTTTGATTGGGAAAGCTTCAGATTTAGTTGCTGAAATAACTTGCAGCTAA
- the recQ gene encoding DNA helicase RecQ — MSVHPNLENALKHHFGYDSFRSPQREIIVEALENRDLLVIMPTGGGKSLCFQLPALMKEGLTVVVSPLIALMQDQVDGLRKNGIPATFLNSSVSPHKVRMREQAILAGKVKLLYVAPERLLSERFLPLLDLVHHQIGISAFAIDEAHCVSEWGHDFRPEYRQMISLRQRYPNVPIWALTATATERVRLDIIKQLGLKQPNVHIASFNRQNLYYEVRPKKKNSYVELLGLIQDNEGSGIIYCLTRKKVEELAFKLQHDKISALPYHAGLSDVERSENQTKFIRDDARIIVATIAFGMGINKPDVRFVVHYDISRNLESYYQESGRAGRDGESSRCMLFLSYSDVKTIEWLIDQKSNEQEQMIAKHQLRQMIDYAEGTDCRRAIQLSYFGERFTGNCGNCDNCNNPKPVEDWTIEAMKFLSCVARCKQRFGMKHIIDVLRGSKTQKVLSKGHDKLSTYGIGKDRTLDEWRMLGRSLLHQGLLEQTTDGYAVLKLNAFSLEVMKKQRSVSVVVPAKEKVAWKGRSEKAEQADILFQKLRELRKQLADAQSVPPYVIFGDSTLRLMTQMKPKTKQEFSQLAGVGSHKLTQYGDKFIAVIKAYLQEQSPQKQKYADQKGDISYTELQTFELHKEGLSIKEIAQQRNLRSTTITRHLSDLIEKDKPVDLNLLVTTDKQKKIIQVLDILGDISLTPIKEYLGDDYSFDEIRLVRGKWRKKTNKVKK; from the coding sequence ATGTCTGTGCATCCCAACCTAGAAAACGCTCTCAAACACCACTTCGGTTATGACAGCTTTCGTTCTCCGCAGCGAGAAATTATTGTTGAGGCATTAGAAAATCGCGATTTACTGGTAATAATGCCGACGGGTGGGGGTAAATCGCTGTGTTTTCAACTTCCTGCATTAATGAAAGAAGGATTGACGGTAGTAGTATCCCCGTTAATTGCGTTGATGCAAGATCAAGTAGATGGATTGCGAAAAAACGGAATTCCGGCAACTTTTCTTAATAGTAGTGTCAGCCCTCATAAAGTGAGAATGCGCGAGCAAGCGATTCTCGCAGGCAAAGTCAAATTGCTTTATGTTGCACCAGAACGTTTACTCAGCGAAAGATTTCTTCCTTTACTGGATTTAGTACATCATCAAATTGGTATTTCTGCTTTCGCGATTGATGAAGCACATTGCGTTTCCGAATGGGGGCATGATTTTCGTCCGGAATATCGGCAAATGATATCGCTGCGACAGCGTTACCCAAATGTACCAATTTGGGCGCTTACCGCTACCGCTACAGAAAGAGTCCGCTTAGATATCATCAAACAATTAGGATTAAAGCAACCCAACGTTCATATCGCTAGTTTTAATCGTCAAAATCTTTATTATGAAGTTCGTCCGAAAAAGAAGAATTCTTATGTAGAACTTTTAGGACTTATTCAGGATAATGAAGGTTCGGGAATTATTTACTGTTTGACGCGGAAAAAAGTTGAAGAATTAGCTTTTAAGCTACAGCACGATAAAATTTCTGCTTTACCCTATCATGCCGGTTTGAGCGATGTAGAACGCAGTGAAAATCAGACCAAGTTTATTCGAGATGATGCCAGAATTATTGTTGCAACTATTGCTTTCGGCATGGGCATTAATAAACCCGATGTGCGTTTTGTAGTTCATTACGATATTTCACGAAATTTAGAAAGTTATTATCAAGAATCGGGAAGAGCGGGTAGAGATGGCGAATCTTCGCGCTGTATGCTTTTTTTAAGTTACAGCGATGTCAAAACCATTGAATGGTTGATCGATCAAAAAAGCAACGAACAAGAGCAGATGATCGCTAAACATCAACTGCGTCAAATGATTGATTATGCTGAAGGTACAGACTGCCGCCGTGCAATTCAGTTGAGCTACTTCGGGGAAAGATTTACAGGTAACTGCGGTAATTGCGATAACTGCAATAATCCCAAACCAGTAGAAGATTGGACTATTGAAGCCATGAAATTTTTGTCTTGCGTGGCGCGCTGCAAGCAAAGATTTGGCATGAAACACATCATAGATGTTCTACGGGGAAGCAAAACTCAGAAAGTTCTTAGTAAAGGACACGATAAGCTTTCTACTTATGGAATTGGTAAGGATAGAACGCTTGACGAATGGCGAATGTTAGGACGTTCTTTACTGCATCAAGGTTTACTAGAACAAACTACTGATGGTTATGCGGTATTAAAACTTAATGCTTTCAGTTTGGAAGTAATGAAGAAGCAGCGCTCCGTTTCTGTTGTTGTTCCCGCCAAAGAAAAAGTAGCCTGGAAAGGAAGAAGCGAGAAAGCAGAACAAGCAGATATTTTATTTCAAAAATTACGCGAACTTCGCAAACAGCTTGCCGACGCTCAGTCTGTTCCACCTTACGTTATTTTCGGTGATTCTACTTTACGACTAATGACGCAGATGAAACCGAAAACAAAGCAGGAATTTAGCCAGCTTGCGGGGGTTGGTAGTCACAAGCTGACTCAATATGGCGATAAGTTTATTGCAGTAATCAAAGCTTATTTACAAGAACAAAGTCCTCAGAAACAAAAATATGCCGATCAAAAAGGAGATATTTCATATACGGAATTACAAACTTTTGAATTGCACAAAGAAGGACTGAGTATCAAAGAAATTGCTCAACAGCGCAACCTTCGCTCTACTACAATTACTCGTCATCTTTCAGATTTAATTGAAAAAGATAAACCAGTAGATTTAAATTTATTAGTTACTACCGATAAGCAGAAAAAAATCATTCAAGTTTTAGATATTTTAGGAGACATATCTTTAACACCTATCAAAGAGTATTTAGGTGATGATTACAGCTTTGATGAAATCCGCTTAGTTAGGGGAAAGTGGAGAAAAAAAACTAATAAAGTTAAAAAATAG